From one Desulfonatronum sp. SC1 genomic stretch:
- a CDS encoding response regulator yields MTERKSRILIVDDERPNVQVLNAILQDDYEISVALNGEQALKRAFGEKKPDLVLLDIQMPDLDGFEVCRRLQEHPETRDIPVIFITAKSNEKDEEKGLAAGAVDYITKPFGPAVVLARIRVHLELKRKRDILRNLSNKDGLTCIANRRRFEEFLEFEWQRAVRSGEPLSLVMADIDHFKLYNDHYGHAAGDECLREVARSLSGIVSRQTDLVARYGGEEFICLLTGTNQDGAREVARKMREAVEALGIPHAFSPVAPTITLSLGVASMVPQRDGKTAHDLFLAADKALYQAKSTGRNKVAVLDGLDEISKPFTAPRPVREQQSILLVDDEQINLNVLKAIFQDTYQTISATSGSQALELARAEPAPDIILLDIQMPDMDGYEVCEALKDDPRTRDIPILFITVMSTETDEAKGLRLGAVDYIPKPFDPSVVHARVSTHLTLRRTLTDLARRNTILEDALNMRDSVERIVRNDLKRPLMDILNKSDRLLATRDLPASLQETVRDIERSGFELLEMIAASIDLWKLERGVYQVDPHPVNLTRIVQNVLRALSPLGAMKNKAVQLITEDAPASIMIRSEELLCYSMLLHLIKNALEADPPGRPVTVTLEHPPRQDTDQEGRSRIRVRIANSGVVPMEIRTRFMEKGATWGKPDGEGLGAYSARLIAETLGATLQVHIDDENQRTEIMLGFSEE; encoded by the coding sequence ATGACTGAACGAAAATCCCGCATCCTGATCGTGGACGACGAGCGACCGAACGTCCAGGTTCTCAACGCCATCCTCCAGGACGATTACGAAATCAGCGTGGCCCTGAACGGCGAACAGGCCCTGAAACGGGCCTTTGGCGAGAAAAAGCCGGACCTGGTACTGCTGGACATCCAGATGCCGGACCTGGACGGATTCGAGGTCTGCCGGAGGTTGCAGGAACATCCGGAAACCAGGGACATTCCGGTGATCTTCATCACGGCCAAATCTAATGAGAAAGACGAGGAAAAAGGCTTGGCCGCGGGCGCGGTGGACTACATTACCAAGCCCTTCGGCCCGGCCGTGGTTCTGGCCCGGATTCGGGTCCATCTCGAACTGAAGCGCAAGCGGGACATTCTCCGAAATCTCTCCAACAAGGACGGCCTGACCTGCATCGCCAACCGCCGCCGGTTCGAGGAATTCCTGGAATTCGAGTGGCAACGCGCCGTCCGAAGCGGCGAACCGTTGTCGCTGGTCATGGCGGACATCGATCATTTCAAATTGTACAACGATCATTACGGCCATGCCGCGGGGGATGAATGCCTGCGGGAAGTGGCCAGAAGCCTGAGCGGCATCGTTTCCAGACAAACCGACCTGGTGGCCCGGTACGGAGGAGAGGAATTCATCTGCCTGCTCACCGGTACGAACCAGGACGGGGCCAGGGAGGTGGCCCGAAAAATGCGCGAGGCCGTCGAAGCCCTGGGCATCCCCCACGCCTTCAGCCCCGTGGCGCCGACCATCACCTTGAGCCTTGGCGTGGCCTCCATGGTTCCTCAACGGGACGGCAAGACGGCTCATGATCTCTTCCTGGCCGCGGACAAGGCCCTATACCAAGCCAAAAGCACGGGCAGGAACAAGGTCGCCGTGCTGGACGGACTGGATGAGATCAGCAAGCCGTTCACCGCTCCGCGACCGGTCCGGGAGCAGCAAAGCATTCTGCTCGTCGACGACGAGCAGATCAACCTGAACGTGCTCAAGGCCATCTTCCAGGACACCTACCAGACCATCAGCGCCACCTCCGGAAGCCAAGCCCTGGAACTGGCCCGGGCCGAGCCCGCGCCGGACATCATTCTTTTGGACATCCAGATGCCGGACATGGACGGCTACGAAGTCTGCGAGGCTCTGAAGGACGACCCGCGGACCAGGGACATCCCGATCCTGTTCATCACCGTCATGTCCACGGAAACGGACGAAGCCAAGGGGCTGCGGCTGGGCGCGGTGGACTACATCCCCAAGCCCTTTGACCCATCCGTGGTCCACGCCCGGGTGAGCACCCACCTGACCCTGCGCCGCACCCTGACCGACCTGGCCCGGCGCAACACGATCCTCGAAGACGCCCTGAACATGCGCGACAGCGTGGAACGCATCGTGCGCAACGACCTCAAACGCCCGCTGATGGATATTCTGAACAAATCGGATCGCCTGCTCGCGACCCGGGATCTTCCGGCTTCGCTGCAAGAAACCGTACGCGACATTGAACGATCCGGTTTCGAACTTCTGGAAATGATCGCCGCGTCCATCGACCTGTGGAAACTGGAACGGGGCGTCTATCAGGTCGACCCCCATCCGGTGAACCTGACCCGCATCGTTCAAAACGTGCTCAGAGCCCTGTCGCCCCTGGGAGCGATGAAGAACAAGGCCGTCCAGCTCATCACCGAAGACGCCCCCGCCTCGATTATGATCCGCAGCGAGGAGTTGCTCTGCTATTCCATGCTCCTGCACCTGATCAAAAACGCCCTGGAAGCCGACCCTCCGGGCCGGCCGGTAACCGTGACCCTGGAGCACCCTCCGCGGCAAGACACGGACCAGGAAGGCCGATCCCGAATCCGGGTCCGCATCGCCAACAGCGGCGTCGTCCCCATGGAAATCCGCACCCGGTTCATGGAAAAAGGCGCCACCTGGGGCAAGCCCGACGGCGAGGGCCTCGGCGCCTACTCCGCCCGCCTCATCGCCGAAACCCTCGGCGCGACCCTCCAGGTCCACATCGACGACGAAAACCAGCGTACCGAAATCATGCTGGGATTTTCGGAGGAATAG
- a CDS encoding dienelactone hydrolase family protein, which produces MTHMQRFIVSDIFGRTKALEQLASELSGNIEIIDPYNSEIMEFENEDAAYSYFTKRVGLHEYTDKISDAVKASNCHVSLLGFSVGASAIWKLSGNPDMNNIIGAVLFYGSQIRHYTEKDPLFPINLVFPKTEKHFSVAALISKLIQKDNVQIHRSNYHHGFMNYHSRNYSESAYKKYMQTLCNVPFNKSIHMVAFDGACRAVSGEDALRSGQANAPAPIPPKIPA; this is translated from the coding sequence CGGAAGAACAAAGGCACTGGAGCAGCTTGCTTCAGAACTTTCAGGTAACATTGAGATAATTGATCCCTACAACTCCGAAATTATGGAATTCGAGAATGAAGATGCTGCTTATTCATATTTTACGAAAAGAGTCGGGCTTCATGAATACACTGACAAAATATCAGACGCAGTCAAAGCCTCAAATTGCCATGTGAGTCTGTTGGGTTTTAGCGTAGGAGCATCAGCTATCTGGAAGTTATCCGGGAATCCAGATATGAATAATATCATCGGTGCCGTCTTGTTTTATGGTTCACAAATTCGGCATTACACAGAAAAAGACCCTCTATTTCCAATTAATCTCGTATTTCCAAAAACTGAAAAACATTTCTCAGTTGCGGCGTTAATCTCCAAACTTATACAAAAAGATAATGTGCAAATTCACAGGTCAAATTATCATCATGGCTTCATGAACTATCATTCACGAAATTACAGCGAAAGTGCCTACAAAAAGTACATGCAAACTCTGTGCAATGTGCCATTTAACAAGTCCATCCATATGGTCGCCTTCGACGGTGCATGTCGCGCAGTGTCTGGAGAGGACGCCCTGAGGTCGGGGCAGGCCAACGCGCCCGCCCCTATTCCTCCGAAAATCCCAGCATGA
- a CDS encoding response regulator, which produces MLKTVAALSASSIKTRLLLMTAGIVLLVVLVLSLVTAYRAVGLLEGESRRELRHSLALTSDIFKEFINVRQANLYVWRGNPLVEFVGADPRLGSVFVPSLRDFFAQIRTQEPWIENILITKDGKALYEDTPYLRWLDRPERDRLMDLLNETDVETPLLLALPRAPSMLVQRHVLVFKQAILNQGVPLDDTHLVTMINLETAGQTLFGATRIGNQGFVSLAYQPHQGPFFTPDQVVEEDEPSPARGEFNTLAQQWNRPEDIPSRTSTLLLDHLQMNDLPIWLIGVAAVADINRPVRELLLYMAAVGALTLLLGIAAAAFFSGRIAGPIRELTDKVQSFTLTWRESKATEGEPLLPSDVHVHFAPEDQTRPPSSRDELAVLASSFHLMAREIHELFSKTQQYAQELEQHSLHLERLVDERTAELAEANVNLLEAKETAEAATQAKSFFLANMSHEVRTPMNIVIGLSHLALKTDLTEQQRDYLTKIRGASQNLLGIINDILDFSKIEAGRLDFEQIPFDLDAVMSNLSTLFSEKAAAKGVEFLLAYTPDIPNYLIGDPLRLGQVLTNLTGNALKFTEHGEVKVGVSLREESDDHVTLRFTVRDTGIGMTREQIDKLFTAFSQADASTTRRFGGTGLGLTISLRLVEMMHGRIEVRSTPDLGSEFSFVARFGKQKERPTHCLTKVDFGHRRVLVVDDSLSAREILRDMLVSFNLHVDTAASAEEGLRLVQQAAAHGRAYDLVLMDWQMPGMDGIEAIRRIRSEPQSKTLPLMVMVTGYGREEVMSRVSDRELDGLLLKPVNPSMLFDALTSFFADPSCTSTVRTQDRVEPAPPPPDILHGHVLVAEDNPINQQVARELLEGFGLTVRLADNGRKAVELVAAERFDLVLMDIQMPEMDGYEATRRIRAAEVHGSRLPIIAMTAHAMTGVREKSLEAGMDDHVSKPIDPDLLRRTLARWLPTNDGERKTDEPATTPTAPASAVPSSAALPSPSASALLPKQLPGFDLAQGLARLRGNEKLYLKLLLDFHGSYAERLDKIDQAAQAGEREQAARTVHAVKGVAGNLAANELFEAAQVLEHALKAGPDTDPDGQAAAFAEFSAAFHTVMTSLTALATSNSVSPDASPEDSIPIPETVSSPAETARVESPAAHPDVDVAALHSLINDLGELLEDGNPRAEELAEGLLNRLDGRYSDLTGRLPQEIQDFQFEKAAETIAELTRRLGPLETR; this is translated from the coding sequence ATGCTCAAGACCGTCGCGGCGTTGTCCGCTTCTTCCATCAAAACCCGCCTGCTGCTCATGACCGCCGGAATCGTGCTGCTGGTGGTCCTGGTGCTTTCCCTGGTCACCGCCTACCGGGCCGTGGGTCTCCTGGAAGGGGAATCCCGTCGGGAACTGCGTCATTCCCTGGCCCTGACCTCGGACATCTTCAAGGAGTTCATCAACGTCCGCCAGGCCAATCTTTACGTCTGGCGGGGCAACCCGCTGGTGGAGTTCGTGGGTGCCGATCCGCGGCTCGGCTCGGTGTTCGTACCCAGCCTACGCGACTTTTTCGCCCAGATCAGGACCCAGGAGCCCTGGATCGAGAACATTCTGATCACCAAGGACGGCAAGGCGCTGTACGAGGACACGCCCTACCTGCGCTGGCTGGATCGACCGGAGCGCGACCGTCTGATGGACCTTCTGAACGAGACCGACGTGGAAACGCCCCTGCTCCTGGCTCTGCCCCGCGCTCCGAGCATGCTCGTCCAGCGCCACGTGCTGGTTTTCAAGCAGGCCATCCTCAACCAGGGCGTACCCTTGGACGACACGCACCTGGTGACCATGATCAACCTGGAAACAGCCGGACAGACCCTGTTCGGCGCGACCAGGATCGGCAACCAGGGCTTCGTGAGCCTGGCCTACCAGCCGCATCAAGGTCCTTTTTTCACCCCGGACCAAGTCGTGGAGGAAGACGAGCCGTCACCAGCACGGGGCGAGTTCAACACCTTGGCCCAACAGTGGAACCGCCCCGAAGACATTCCTTCCCGGACCTCCACGCTGCTCCTGGACCATCTTCAGATGAACGACCTGCCCATCTGGCTGATCGGCGTGGCCGCGGTGGCCGACATCAACCGTCCGGTACGCGAACTCCTGCTGTACATGGCGGCCGTGGGGGCCCTGACGCTGCTTTTAGGCATTGCCGCGGCGGCCTTTTTCTCCGGGCGCATCGCCGGACCGATCCGGGAACTGACCGACAAGGTCCAAAGCTTCACCCTGACGTGGCGAGAGAGCAAGGCCACCGAGGGAGAACCTCTGTTGCCCTCGGATGTGCATGTTCATTTCGCTCCGGAAGACCAAACCCGTCCGCCCTCCTCCCGTGACGAACTGGCCGTGCTGGCCAGCTCCTTCCACTTGATGGCCCGGGAAATTCACGAGCTGTTTTCCAAGACCCAGCAATACGCCCAGGAGTTGGAACAGCACAGCCTGCACCTGGAACGCCTGGTGGACGAACGAACAGCGGAATTGGCCGAGGCCAACGTCAATCTGCTGGAAGCCAAAGAGACCGCGGAAGCCGCCACCCAGGCCAAGAGCTTCTTTTTGGCCAACATGAGCCATGAAGTCCGCACACCCATGAACATCGTCATCGGCCTCAGCCACCTGGCTTTGAAGACCGACCTCACCGAACAGCAGCGGGACTATCTGACCAAAATCCGCGGCGCGTCCCAGAATCTGCTGGGCATCATCAACGACATCCTGGACTTCTCCAAGATCGAGGCCGGACGGCTGGACTTCGAACAGATCCCCTTTGACCTGGACGCGGTGATGAGCAACCTGTCCACCCTGTTCTCGGAAAAGGCCGCGGCCAAGGGCGTGGAATTCCTGCTGGCCTATACTCCGGACATCCCGAACTATCTCATCGGCGATCCCTTGCGTTTGGGCCAGGTGCTGACCAACCTCACGGGCAATGCCCTGAAATTCACTGAACACGGAGAAGTGAAAGTCGGCGTGAGTTTGCGGGAGGAGTCGGACGACCACGTGACGCTGCGTTTCACCGTCCGGGATACGGGCATCGGGATGACCAGGGAGCAGATCGATAAACTGTTCACCGCCTTCAGCCAAGCCGACGCTTCCACCACGCGGCGCTTCGGCGGCACCGGACTGGGGCTGACCATTTCCCTCCGCCTGGTGGAGATGATGCATGGACGGATCGAGGTTCGCTCCACCCCGGACCTGGGCAGCGAGTTTTCCTTTGTCGCCCGGTTCGGCAAACAAAAGGAACGCCCGACCCATTGCCTGACCAAGGTGGATTTCGGCCATCGCCGGGTCCTGGTGGTGGACGACAGCCTCAGTGCCCGGGAAATCCTGCGAGACATGCTGGTCAGCTTCAACCTGCATGTGGATACGGCGGCTTCGGCCGAGGAAGGCCTGCGCCTCGTCCAACAGGCCGCCGCCCACGGCCGTGCCTATGATTTGGTGCTCATGGACTGGCAGATGCCGGGCATGGACGGCATCGAGGCCATCCGCCGAATTCGCTCCGAACCGCAAAGCAAGACCCTGCCCCTGATGGTCATGGTCACCGGCTACGGCCGCGAAGAGGTCATGAGCCGGGTCAGCGACCGGGAACTGGACGGGCTGCTGCTCAAGCCGGTCAATCCGTCCATGCTCTTCGACGCCCTGACCAGCTTCTTCGCCGATCCGTCCTGCACATCGACCGTCCGGACGCAGGACCGCGTCGAGCCCGCTCCGCCCCCGCCGGATATATTGCACGGCCACGTCCTGGTCGCCGAAGACAATCCCATCAACCAGCAGGTGGCCAGGGAGCTGCTGGAAGGCTTCGGCCTGACCGTGCGCCTGGCCGACAACGGACGAAAAGCCGTGGAACTGGTCGCCGCTGAACGCTTCGACCTAGTGCTGATGGACATTCAGATGCCGGAGATGGACGGGTATGAGGCGACGCGGCGCATTCGCGCGGCGGAGGTTCACGGTTCACGCCTTCCCATCATCGCCATGACCGCCCACGCCATGACCGGCGTTCGGGAGAAGTCTTTAGAGGCCGGAATGGACGACCATGTGTCCAAGCCCATCGACCCGGATCTGTTGCGGCGCACCCTGGCTCGATGGCTGCCCACGAACGATGGAGAGCGAAAAACGGATGAACCCGCGACAACGCCAACCGCTCCAGCAAGCGCGGTTCCTTCGTCGGCCGCCTTGCCGTCACCCTCCGCATCTGCTCTCTTACCCAAACAGTTGCCCGGCTTTGACCTTGCCCAAGGCCTGGCCAGGCTGCGCGGGAATGAAAAGCTGTATCTGAAATTGTTGCTGGACTTCCATGGCAGTTACGCGGAAAGGCTGGACAAAATCGACCAGGCCGCCCAGGCCGGAGAACGCGAACAGGCTGCCCGCACCGTTCATGCCGTCAAGGGCGTGGCCGGCAACCTGGCGGCCAATGAGCTTTTTGAAGCGGCCCAGGTCTTGGAGCATGCGCTCAAGGCCGGTCCAGACACCGATCCGGACGGCCAGGCCGCTGCCTTTGCCGAGTTTTCCGCTGCGTTCCATACCGTGATGACCAGCCTGACCGCCCTGGCCACATCAAATTCTGTCTCGCCGGATGCATCACCGGAAGATTCGATTCCGATCCCGGAAACCGTTTCCTCACCCGCCGAAACGGCGCGGGTAGAGAGCCCGGCGGCGCATCCGGACGTTGATGTGGCTGCCCTCCATTCCCTGATCAATGATCTGGGCGAACTTCTGGAAGACGGCAACCCCCGGGCCGAGGAACTGGCCGAGGGGTTGCTAAACCGACTTGATGGGCGATATTCGGACCTGACCGGTCGATTGCCGCAAGAAATCCAGGACTTTCAATTCGAGAAAGCCGCGGAGACCATCGCGGAACTGACAAGGCGGCTTGGACCGTTGGAGACAAGATGA